In a genomic window of Rhodovulum sp. P5:
- a CDS encoding ABC transporter ATP-binding protein: MIEARQGDAFVSFEHVQKSYDGETLVVKDLNLQLSKGEFLTMLGPSGSGKTTCLMMLAGFETATHGEIRLDGRPINQVPPDKRGIGMVFQNYALFPHMTVGENLSFPLEVRGMGKSDREDKIVRALDMVQMRGFANRRPAQLSGGQQQRVALARALVFDPKLVLMDEPLGALDKQLREHMQFEIKHLHETLGITVVYVTHDQGEALTMSDRVAVFNDGRIQQLAPPAELYERPQNSFVAGFIGENNKLPGVIEELNGDRALVRLHDGEVIDATSVNIRAKGEKTLVSIRPERVEFRPDAIPAGAHTVDAEVLEVIYMGDILRTRMRVAGSDDFIVKCRNTIDQMQLTQGQHIRIGWNPLDARALDLV, encoded by the coding sequence GTGATTGAGGCAAGGCAAGGCGATGCGTTCGTGTCCTTCGAACACGTGCAGAAGAGCTACGATGGCGAGACGCTCGTTGTAAAAGACCTCAATCTTCAGCTTTCCAAGGGTGAGTTTCTGACCATGCTTGGGCCGTCGGGCAGCGGCAAGACCACCTGCCTGATGATGCTGGCCGGGTTCGAGACCGCGACCCATGGCGAAATCCGGCTCGACGGGCGCCCGATCAACCAGGTGCCGCCGGACAAACGCGGGATCGGCATGGTGTTTCAGAACTATGCCCTCTTCCCGCATATGACCGTGGGCGAGAACCTGTCCTTTCCGCTGGAAGTCCGCGGCATGGGCAAAAGCGACCGCGAAGACAAGATCGTGCGGGCGCTCGACATGGTGCAGATGCGCGGCTTTGCCAATCGCCGCCCGGCACAGCTTTCGGGCGGTCAGCAGCAACGGGTCGCTCTGGCACGCGCGCTGGTCTTCGACCCCAAGCTGGTGCTGATGGACGAACCGCTTGGCGCGCTCGACAAGCAGTTGCGCGAGCATATGCAGTTCGAGATCAAGCACCTGCACGAAACGCTTGGCATCACGGTCGTCTACGTCACCCACGACCAGGGCGAGGCGCTGACCATGTCGGATCGCGTCGCGGTGTTCAATGACGGACGCATTCAACAGCTTGCCCCGCCCGCAGAGCTTTACGAACGCCCGCAGAACAGTTTCGTGGCCGGTTTCATCGGTGAAAACAACAAGCTGCCCGGCGTGATCGAAGAGTTGAACGGCGATCGCGCGCTGGTCCGGCTGCATGATGGCGAGGTGATCGACGCGACCTCGGTGAATATCCGCGCCAAGGGTGAAAAGACCCTGGTGTCGATCCGCCCCGAACGTGTGGAATTCCGCCCCGACGCGATCCCGGCCGGGGCCCATACGGTCGACGCCGAGGTGCTGGAAGTCATCTATATGGGCGACATCCTGCGTACCCGCATGCGCGTTGCCGGCTCCGACGACTTCATCGTCAAGTGCCGCAACACCATCGACCAGATGCAACTGACCCAGGGCCAGCATATCCGCATCGGGTGGAATCCGCTCGATGCACGCGCGCTCGACCTTGTCTGA